A region from the Chanodichthys erythropterus isolate Z2021 chromosome 5, ASM2448905v1, whole genome shotgun sequence genome encodes:
- the LOC137019890 gene encoding collagen alpha-1(IX) chain-like, giving the protein MSHLQTGQTVCPQTKDGNGLFPGFYIMTQFNIAEMARRGMVKKVPGTTSQHVAYKIGSEFNFRINTRSAFPMGLPEEFAFSVTYRMSGNTQNKSWNMWQMQDLNGKEQLAVRLSGEALSVEFSYRTQENRAMTALFPYQTHLFNSQWHNILLLVKKGSVSLITDCMVTDSQQLAPRGQVNLDGFTHIGKLKDNSAIAVPFELQSMLIHCDLNIPQRDACGDLPARRQII; this is encoded by the exons ATGAGCCACCTGCAGACAGGCCAAACTGTGTGTCCTCAGACTAAAGATGGGAATGGATTATTTCCAG GATTTTACATAATGACTCAGTTCAACATTGCTGAAATGGCCAGGAGAGGGATGGTGAAGAAGGTGCCTGGAACGACATCTCAACATGTAGCATATAAGATTGGCTCTGAGTTCAACTTCAGGATCAACACCAG ATCCGCATTTCCCATGGGGCTGCCTGAGGAATTTGCATTTTCTGTGACCTATCGGATGAGTGGCAATACACAGAATAAGAGCTGGAATATGTGGCAAATGCAAGATCTGAATGGAAAGGAACAGCTCGCAGTCAGACTCAGTGGGGAGGCCCTGTCAGTGGAGTTCTCATACAGAACCCAGGAGAACAGAGCGATGACGGCTTTATTCCCTTACCAAACACATCTCTTCAATTCTCAGTGGCACAACATTTTACTGCTTGTCAAAAAAGGCTCTGTGAGTCTCATAACAGATTGTATGGTAACAGATTCACAGCAGCTGGCACCAAGAGGACAAGTAAACCTAGATGGATTCACACATATCGGAAAACTGAAGGACAATTCAGCAATAGCTGTGCCG TTTGAGCTGCAGTCAATGCTGATTCACTGCGACTTAAACATCCCGCAGAGAGACGCATGCGGTGACCTTCCTGCAAGGAGACAG